AACCGGAGGCTGCGGGTCATCAGGTCAGGTACACGCTGACCTCGGGCGCGCCGTACGAGTTCGACCTCTATTACCTGACGACGCAGCCCGCGAGTAAAGACGCCTACAACGCCGATGCGTACAAATACCTGCAAAAGGCGACGGTCAACGTCGGTCCCGACGCGCCGTGGGTGTTCGAAACCACGCTTGCCGATCCGCAGTGGGCCATCTTCACCGTCGCGAGCACCACGCACGGCGGCCGGGCCCAGCCGAACGCGCACTGCGAGATCGCGGTGGACGGCCAGGTCGCGGTCCAGAACGACCACGCGTACAGCCCGCGTTGCCAGCTCGGTCAGTGGTGAGCTGACGCAGTCGCGGATGCGGTGATCTGATCCGCTCGCACCGCCACGGTCCCACGCATTGGGATCGGCCTTGACGGTTTACTCGAACTGTTGTTCGATAGTCAGGTGCGCGACGGCCGGTTCCGCTTCCGGTCTGAAACACGATTCGCTGGGCAAGCGCCCATGACGTGCGCCGATGCCGTACCCGAAACCGCGGCATCGGCGCATCTGTCATTTCTCTCTTTGTTCGTCATTCGTCGGCCTCGGCTGTGCGCACGGAGGTCGCGATGGCACGCGCGAGGTCGGCGGGTGCGTCGACATGCGCCAGGTGTCAGTGTTCCGCATTCTGGCCGGCACCTCGACACGGCTGGAATTACCTTGACATCGGCATCGAACAATTGTTCGATATGGGTATGCGATGGGACGGGCAGGCGGTGCGCGCCGACGACGGGGCATTGCCCGGTCTGCAGCGGCTCGGCTTCGTCCGCAGTGTCCGCACGCCGCAGTTCGAGGGCATCACGTTCCACGAGGTGCTGTGCAAGTCGGCGCTGAACAAGGTGCCCGCGGCGTCGATGCTGCCGTTCCGATACACGGTCAACGGCTATCGCGGGTGCAGCCACGCCTGCCGGTACTGCTTCGCCCGCCCGACCCATGAATATCTCGACTTCGACAGCGGGGCTGATTTCGACACCCAGGTGGTGGTGAAGACCAACGTCGCCGAGGTGCTGGCGCGTGAGCTGCGGCGCCGGTCCTGGACGCGGGAGACGGTGGCCCTCGGCACCAACACCGATCCCTATCAACGTGCCGAAGGCCGGTACGCACTTATGCCGGGAATCATTGCGGCGCTGGCGGATTCGGAGACACCCTTTTCCATCCTCACCAAGGGCACGCTGCTGCGCCGCGACCTGCCGCTGATCGCCGAGGCGTCTCGCCGCGTCGACGTGAGTGTCGCGGTGTCCCTGGCGGTCGGGGATGCGGAGCTGCATCGCCAGGTGGAGCCCGGCACCCCGTCACCCGACGCTCGGCTCGGGCTGATCGCTGCGATCCGCGGCGCCGGTTTGCAGTGTCATGTGATGGTCGCGCCGGTATTGCCGCACTTGACGGATTCGACGGAGCATCTGGACGACCTGCTCGGCCGGATCTCAGCGGCAGGCGCCACCGGCGTGACGGTGTTCGGGCTACACCTGCGGGGGACGACGCGCGGCTGGTTCATGTCCTGGCTGCAGCGCGAACATCCCGAACTGCTCGGCGACTATCAGCGGTTGTACCGGCGCGGCGCGTATCTGCCGGCGGATTACCGCGAAATGCTTCGTACCCGGGTAGCGCCACTGGTGGCCCGGTACGGATTGACTGGGCGAGCGCCCGTGGCGCGCGCCGGTGCTGCACGTGAAATCGCGGCACCGGCGCACCCGGTCCTGTTCTGAGGGCGACCGCCGCGTCCGTCACGGCCCAGATCGGTCGGCCGATCACCGTGATTCATTGTCGGCGCAATACATTCGGGCCCGGACTGCCAGGGTTCGGGACAGCTCGACCACCTGAGACGTGAGCCCGGTCCAGTCGTCAGCCAGCGTGCCCAGGTAGCCGTCGCGTGCCCGGTTCAGCAGCTCCCGGTCGGCCGGCTCCAACGTCGGCGCCAGAGTTTCGGCCGCGACGTCCTTGGCGACGATCTCGCCGCCGGCGGCCGTCAGAACCATGCGGGCCAAGGTGAGCAGGGTATTGCGTTCGTCACCTTCGACGCCGTCCAGTACGTCAGGGATGGTGTCGCGCACCGCGTTTCTGAGCAGCTCCCGCGGCACAGGTACGACCACCCGGTCCAGTGCGGCGCCGCGCAACACGCGGTGGGCGGATTGGGCGGTGGCCAGGAGGATGACGACGTCGACGTCGTCGGCCGGTTCCGGAACGTGACCGGCGACGAGTTCTGCCCGCCGCCACTCGCCGTACTGGAAATCATGGCGGGGCCGATACCGCCAGGACTGGTCGTCGTCGATGACGACACTCGTGAGTTCGATGGGCCGTCGCTGCGCGGCATCGGGAAATCGCCCGGAATGCCCTCGCCAGCCCGACACTTCGAGTAGCACCGAGGTCAGTGCCCGGCGTTCCGTCGTGGTGAGGGTTCGGTGAGTCAGTACGAGCAGATCGACGTCACTGTCGGGCTTCAGGCCAGAGCTGACGCCCGATCCATAAAGGTAGACGCCGACGATGCCGCCCGGATTCTGCTGATCAAGGTGGTCCAGAATCCGGGTGACCGCGTCATCCATGGCACCACGTTAACCGTCGGACTCGAGCGGAGGCTTCAGCTCTTGTTGCGCTTGACCTGATTGAACGGCACCCCACGGTCGGCGGCGTGCTCGCGGGGGAATCCCAGGATCCGCTCACCGATGACGTTCCGGGCCATCTCCGAACTACCCCCGCCCAATGACCCGGTCTGCCGGGACAGGTAGCGCACACCGATCTCCATCAGGCCGGCCAGTTCCGGTGCGTCGTCGCTGCCTTGATCGACAACCCCGGCCGTGCCCGCGATGGCCAATGCGGTGTCCACCTCGAGCTCGGTGGTTTCGGCATGGAACAGCCGGATCAGGGTGCCGGCATTCGGTGGCAGGGAACCGTTTCCGATGGCGGCGCCGACGTGGTCGATCAGCTGCTTCTTGACGATCCTGCGGACCAGGGCGCGCCCGGCCAGATCCTGTACTCGGGCGTCGTCACCCTGACCGGTGGCCTCGGCCAGCCCGATGTGATCCGGCGGCATCTCGTTGGCGTTCTCGGCCCCGGTCCCGCTGGCGAACTCCGATCCGCCTCCGACCGCGCGGCGTTCATGGTGCAACTGGCGCGAAGCCACCGTCCAGCCGTCGTTGACCTGGCCCACCACGGCGTCGGCGGGGAGCTCCAGGTTGTCGAAGAACTCTTCGCAGAACTCTTCGTTGCCGTTCACCTCGGTGATGCGGCGCATGGTGATCCCCGGCGCGTTCAGCGGAACCAGGAACATGGTCAGGCCCTCGTGTTTGGGCACGGTCCAGTCGGTGCGGGCCAGCATCAATCCGTAGTCGGCGGCGAATGCGCTGGTGCTCCAGGTCTTGGCGCCGTTGATGATCCAGGTGTCGTCCCGGAGTTCGGCGCGGGTGATCACGCCGGCCAGGTCAGAACCTCCGCTGGGCTCAGACAACAGCTGACACAGCACCTCGTCGCCGCGGATCGCCGCCGAGATGCGCTCGCGCTTCTGCTCCTCACTGCCCATGTCGAGGATCGTCGCGCCGCAGATGGTGAACGACGGGGTGTTGAGGATCAGCGGCATCTCGTAGTTGAGGCATTCGTCGTTGAACGCCTTCTGGTAGGCGTAATCGAGACCAAGGCCGCCGTACTCGCGCGGGAAGCAGATGCCGGCGAACCCGCCTTCGTAGAGGCGCTTCTGTAATTCCTTTGCGCGTTCCCAGGATTCGGTCTCGGCCCGCACGGCGAACGGCGGATCGCCCGGATCGATGGGTGGCATGTTCTCGGCCAGCCAGGCCCGGGCGCGGAGGGCGAATTCCTCGACGGACTCTGTTGTTGCGGGGGTGCTCACGGTCTCGGTCACGCTCCAACCTCCTCGGCTACGCGGGTCTTGCGGCTCAGTGCGTACACCGCGCGGTGGTGATCCTCGGGTGAGCCGTAGAGCGCCCGGTACAGCGCGACCCGCCGCAGGTACAGATGCAGATCGTGTTCCCAGGTCACCCCGATGCCGCCGTGCAACTGCACACAGTCCTGAAGCATGACCGGGGCACGTTCGGCCACATAGGCTTTCGCGACGCTGACGAGTTTCGGTGCCTCCGGCGAGCGTTCGGCCACCGCGGCCACGGCGCCCGCGGTGGTGGCGCGCGCGGCTTCGAACCACATCTTCATATCGGCGGCGCGATGCTTGAGCGCTTGGTAGGAGGCCAGTGGGCGGCCGAAACTGTGCCGGTCGCTGAGCCACTGATTCGTCATCGTCAGCACCGCGTCAAGAGTCCCGACGATCTCGGCGCACTGCAGCAGCAGGGCCACCTGCCGCTGGCGTTCGATGATGGCCGGCGTCTGCCCGGCAGCCCCGAGCGCGGCGGTCTCGTCGACCTCGACGCCGTCGAATTGCACTCGGGCGTAACGCTTGACCAGGTCGACCGAATTCTGCGGCGTGAGCGTCACCCCGGCCACGCCGGTCGGCACCACGAACTGCCGGGTCTGGCCGTCGCAGACGGCAACCACCAGCAGCACGCCACTCCGGTCACCGGCCTCCACCCGATCCTTGACGCCGTCGATGCGGTAACCGGACCCGGTGCGGGTGGCTGTGGTGGCGACATCGGTGGCGGCCTGCAGCGCGTCGAACGGCCGGCCTGGCTCGTGGACCGCCCACGACGCCACGGTTTCCCCGGACACCAGTGACTCGATCAATTCCTCTTGCCCACTGGGTGCTTCGACCAGGCCGGCCAGCACGGTGCTGACCGGATGCAGCGGGCCGGGGGCCACCGTGCGCCCGGCCTGTTCGGCGAGCAGGGCCAGGTCGGTGACACCGTCCCCGGACGGACTACCGCCGCCCAGCTCCTCGGGCACCAGCAGGCTGGCCCACCCCAATTCGGCTGCCCGTCCCCACCATTCGGTGTCGAACGAGCTGCCCTCGGCGTGCAGTTCACGCACTCGGCTCAGCGGGACTTCCTTTTCCAGGAAGGCCTGCGCGGTCGAGGTGAACAGCATCTGTTCCGGATTTGCCACATCGGTCATGTAGTCGGCCAGTTTCTTGTGTTCGGGGAAAGGGTCAGGTCAGGACGAGGGCCGGCACGTCGGGCCGGTACACCTTCTTGTTCTCGACCTTGAAGAGGTCGACGAGGTTGCCGCCCATCACCTTTCGGACGCCTTCGTCGTCGAGGCCGTGCGCCTCCAGGTCGTCGACCAGTTTGATGGGATCGGCGAGCCCCTCGGGATGCGGCCAGTCAGATCCGAAGATGATGCGGTCGACGCCACAGAGGTCGGCCATCTGCTTGAAGTCGTCTTCCCAGAACGGCGCGACGTACACACCGCGCTTGAACGCCTCGATCGGGTCTTCGGGAAACTCCTGCGGCATCTTCGAATAGACATCCTTGAACTGGTGGAAGAGGTAGGGCACCCAGGAGGCGCCGTTCTCCACCGAAAGGATGCGCAGGTCGGGGTTGCGAGTCAGGGCGCCGTGGCAGACCAGCGCGGCCATGGTGTCTTCGATCGGCCGCTTGCCCATCGCAACCATCCGGAACGACGTCGGCTTGAACGGCAGGAACTCGTCGGCCGGCTCCCAGTCGTTGAGATACTGCGCGTATCCGCTGTCGGAGGCATGCATGCACACCGGGATGCCGGCTTTGACGCAGGCGTCCCAGAATGGGTCGAACTCAGGGAATCCCAGCGAACGGGTGCCGCGATAGCCGGGCACCGGTGCGGGGCGGACGAGCACGGTCTTGGCGCCGCGTTCCAGGCACCATTCGAGTTCTTCGAGGGCGCGGTCGACCACACCGAGATTGATGACCGGCGTGGAGAAGATCCGATCGGCGTAGTTGAACTGCCATGTCTCGTACATCCATTCGTTGAGCGCGTGGATGATGTCGAGGATTAGGTCGGGATCGTCCTTGAGGCGTTCCTCCACCAGGCTGGCCAACGTCGGGAACATGATCGTGTAATCCAGGCCCAGGCTGTCCAGAACCTCAAGGCGCGCTTCGGGATTGCGGAAGGCGGGAATCGCCTTCATCGGCTTGCCCATCACCTCGCGGTAGCTCTTGCCGCCGCTGCCGTGGCGGAAGTACTCCTCCTGGGCACCGGGCCGGGCGACCACCTCGAACGTGGGATTCGGAATGTAGTCGCTGATGTGGTTGCGCACCACGATCTTCGTGCGGCCGCGCACGTCGATGTAGTCGATGACGCCCTTGCGGCTGTCCGGGAGGAACTTGGTCAGCGCTTCCTTGGGCTCGTAGAAGTGGTTGTCGGCGTCGAACACCGGATAGGGAAGCTCGCGCGAGGGCATGTTCGCCTCCTGGAAGAGTCAGATTTCCGGAACTGGTAATGACGTTACCACGCGCTGAGCCGCGAAGCCGAGCCTGTTCGGGCGATCGCTCAAAACCGACGAAAGGGCCAGGTCAGAGCCCAGATTGAGGAACCAGGAGACCGCGCACGCAGAACTCGTAGATATGCACGCCTTCGATGGGGGTTCCGTTGAGTTCGACACCCAGCGAGCGCAGGCGCATCGCGCCGAGCACCGACTGCATGATCAGGGCCGAGGTGCTCTGTACGTCGATGTCGGCACGGAAGCTGCCGGCGTCCATTCCGCGGCGCAGAATGTCGCCGATGAGCTCGTGCAACGGCGCCAGCACGCGGGCGTACTCCCGGGGCAGTGACTCGGCGAGGTGGTCGTTGTAGAAGGTCAGGCCGCGATTGATGCTGTCCTGGGTGCTCGAAGCCGCGGGCACGGTGATGCGGTCGATGAGCGCCCGCAGGGCCTCCGGTCCCGGCAGCCCGTCCGTGTCGGCGCGCCAGCGCTGCGTGGACTCGGCCATGATCTTGTCGATGAG
The genomic region above belongs to Mycolicibacterium sp. HK-90 and contains:
- a CDS encoding Rv2578c family radical SAM protein, with the translated sequence MRWDGQAVRADDGALPGLQRLGFVRSVRTPQFEGITFHEVLCKSALNKVPAASMLPFRYTVNGYRGCSHACRYCFARPTHEYLDFDSGADFDTQVVVKTNVAEVLARELRRRSWTRETVALGTNTDPYQRAEGRYALMPGIIAALADSETPFSILTKGTLLRRDLPLIAEASRRVDVSVAVSLAVGDAELHRQVEPGTPSPDARLGLIAAIRGAGLQCHVMVAPVLPHLTDSTEHLDDLLGRISAAGATGVTVFGLHLRGTTRGWFMSWLQREHPELLGDYQRLYRRGAYLPADYREMLRTRVAPLVARYGLTGRAPVARAGAAREIAAPAHPVLF
- a CDS encoding aminoglycoside adenylyltransferase domain-containing protein, whose protein sequence is MDDAVTRILDHLDQQNPGGIVGVYLYGSGVSSGLKPDSDVDLLVLTHRTLTTTERRALTSVLLEVSGWRGHSGRFPDAAQRRPIELTSVVIDDDQSWRYRPRHDFQYGEWRRAELVAGHVPEPADDVDVVILLATAQSAHRVLRGAALDRVVVPVPRELLRNAVRDTIPDVLDGVEGDERNTLLTLARMVLTAAGGEIVAKDVAAETLAPTLEPADRELLNRARDGYLGTLADDWTGLTSQVVELSRTLAVRARMYCADNESR
- a CDS encoding TetR/AcrR family transcriptional regulator, giving the protein MARPAERASDSARAEAQADRARRFMKSALAILGETGRTDFTVLEVVERSKTSLRSFYQHFSTKDELLLALIDKIMAESTQRWRADTDGLPGPEALRALIDRITVPAASSTQDSINRGLTFYNDHLAESLPREYARVLAPLHELIGDILRRGMDAGSFRADIDVQSTSALIMQSVLGAMRLRSLGVELNGTPIEGVHIYEFCVRGLLVPQSGL
- a CDS encoding amidohydrolase family protein, whose translation is MPSRELPYPVFDADNHFYEPKEALTKFLPDSRKGVIDYIDVRGRTKIVVRNHISDYIPNPTFEVVARPGAQEEYFRHGSGGKSYREVMGKPMKAIPAFRNPEARLEVLDSLGLDYTIMFPTLASLVEERLKDDPDLILDIIHALNEWMYETWQFNYADRIFSTPVINLGVVDRALEELEWCLERGAKTVLVRPAPVPGYRGTRSLGFPEFDPFWDACVKAGIPVCMHASDSGYAQYLNDWEPADEFLPFKPTSFRMVAMGKRPIEDTMAALVCHGALTRNPDLRILSVENGASWVPYLFHQFKDVYSKMPQEFPEDPIEAFKRGVYVAPFWEDDFKQMADLCGVDRIIFGSDWPHPEGLADPIKLVDDLEAHGLDDEGVRKVMGGNLVDLFKVENKKVYRPDVPALVLT
- a CDS encoding acyl-CoA dehydrogenase family protein, with amino-acid sequence MTETVSTPATTESVEEFALRARAWLAENMPPIDPGDPPFAVRAETESWERAKELQKRLYEGGFAGICFPREYGGLGLDYAYQKAFNDECLNYEMPLILNTPSFTICGATILDMGSEEQKRERISAAIRGDEVLCQLLSEPSGGSDLAGVITRAELRDDTWIINGAKTWSTSAFAADYGLMLARTDWTVPKHEGLTMFLVPLNAPGITMRRITEVNGNEEFCEEFFDNLELPADAVVGQVNDGWTVASRQLHHERRAVGGGSEFASGTGAENANEMPPDHIGLAEATGQGDDARVQDLAGRALVRRIVKKQLIDHVGAAIGNGSLPPNAGTLIRLFHAETTELEVDTALAIAGTAGVVDQGSDDAPELAGLMEIGVRYLSRQTGSLGGGSSEMARNVIGERILGFPREHAADRGVPFNQVKRNKS
- a CDS encoding acyl-CoA dehydrogenase family protein, with the protein product MTDVANPEQMLFTSTAQAFLEKEVPLSRVRELHAEGSSFDTEWWGRAAELGWASLLVPEELGGGSPSGDGVTDLALLAEQAGRTVAPGPLHPVSTVLAGLVEAPSGQEELIESLVSGETVASWAVHEPGRPFDALQAATDVATTATRTGSGYRIDGVKDRVEAGDRSGVLLVVAVCDGQTRQFVVPTGVAGVTLTPQNSVDLVKRYARVQFDGVEVDETAALGAAGQTPAIIERQRQVALLLQCAEIVGTLDAVLTMTNQWLSDRHSFGRPLASYQALKHRAADMKMWFEAARATTAGAVAAVAERSPEAPKLVSVAKAYVAERAPVMLQDCVQLHGGIGVTWEHDLHLYLRRVALYRALYGSPEDHHRAVYALSRKTRVAEEVGA